Proteins encoded within one genomic window of Humulus lupulus chromosome 1, drHumLupu1.1, whole genome shotgun sequence:
- the LOC133805778 gene encoding uncharacterized protein LOC133805778: MGRGRARTQRKHFKDKRENVWKRPKSDPSSDVNNDNDNGNGGSNGNNGGTHWEPFATQNPGFDLYYKAQGIVSPDDWDSFMGVLRTPLPAAFRINSSSQFYKEIRYQLENDFMKSLQSEISEGEKEAIKPLPWYPDNLAWHLNFSRMQLRKNQNLERFHEFLKLANEIGNITRQEAVSMVPPLLLDVSADHSVLDMCAAPGSKTFQLLEIVYRSSKSGSLPSGLVVANDLDVARCHLLIHQTKRMCTANLIVTNHEAQHFPGCRLNRSHFNASEKVMEDSTISQLMFDRVLCDVPCSGDGTLRKAPDMWRKWHTGLGNGLHSLQIQIAMRGLTLLKVGGRMVYSTCSMNPVENEAVVSEILRKCEESVELLDVSNELPQLVRRPGLKKWKVRDKGVLLASYKDVSKYRTDAIVPSMFPSGSSYRDAIENDNPGMEPDKEDENGGNGNCEDSLRSTEDSSTADDLDEEVSNFPLERCIRILPHDQNTGAFFIAVFHKHSSLPVAVQEKPNSQKEKCSGNNGPLEDQQKQVAEDSNGLEPDYNDVTNGQFPEAAREVNLIDIKDDAVLAPDLLVASEEQNLVVQDPGDLIDNEPDLSVTSEVQDLDVAQEPSDSKSDLNKVGGKRKLQRQGKWKGVDPVLFFKDEVTISNIKAFYGIDESFPLTGHLVVRNLDNNHVKRIYYISKSVKDVLQLNLSVGQQLKIASIGLKMFERQTSREGSSAPCIFRISSEGLPVILPFVTKQILYASPVDFKHLLQYKSIKFADFVDAEFGKKVSDLLLGSCVIVLGKDGQATSSPIEVDESTIAISCWKGKASLTVMVNAVDCQEMLERISALTEIEKESAVKEDGSPSELVVDEEDKNDVKKKEDKESIQMAIDG, encoded by the exons ATGGGACGCGGCAGGGCTCGTACTCAGAGAAAGCACTTCAAAGATAAGAGAGAAAACGTCTGGAAGCGCCCCAAGTCCGACCCTTCCTCCGATGTCAACAACGACAACGACAACGGAAACGGCGGCAGCAATGGTAATAATGGTGGTACACATTGGGAGCCCTTTGCAACTCAAAACCCTGGTTTTGATTTGTATTACAAG GCGCAAGGGATAGTGTCCCCAGATGATTGGGACTCATTCATGGGAGTTCTTAGAACGCCATTGCCAGCTGCTTTTCGAATCAACTCCAG TAGCCAGTTTTATAAAGAAATCCGATATCAGTTAGAAAATGACTTTATGAAATCTCTTCAGTCTGAG ATCAGTGAGGGTGAAAAGGAGGCTATTAAACCATTGCCTTGGTACCCTGATAATCTTGCTTGGCATTTAAATTTTTCCCGGATGCAGCTAAGGAAAAACCAGAATCTAGAGAG GTTTCATGAGTTCTTAAAGCTGGCAAATGAAATCGGAAACATAACAAGACAGGAGGCTGTTAGCATG GTGCCTCCCCTCTTACTTGATGTATCTGCAGATCATTCTGTACTTGACA TGTGTGCTGCTCCTGGTTCGAAAACGTTTCAACTCCTTGAGATTGTATACCGTTCAAGCAAATCAGGATCACTACCTAGTGGACTG GTTGTAGCAAATGATCTTGATGTTGCAAGATGCCATCTACTTATTCACCAAACCAAAAGAATGTGCACCGCCAACCTCATTGTCACAAATCATGAAGCTCAACACTTTCCCGGCTGCCGATTAAACAGAAGTCATTTTAATGCTTCTGAAAAAGTAATGGAAGACTCAACTATTAGCCAACTTATGTTTGATCGTGTATTATGTGATGTTCCTTGTAGTGGAGATGGTACCCTTCGCAAGGCACCTGATATGTGGAGAAAATG GCATACAGGACTGGGCAATGGGCTTCATAGTCTACAAATTCAGATAGCCATGCGAG GTTTAACTTTGCTTAAAGTTGGTGGGAGAATGGTTTACTCAACCTGTTCAATGAATCCAGTTGAGAATGAGGCTGTGGTTTCTGAG ATTTTGCGCAAATGTGAAGAGTCTGTGGAACTATTGGATGTCTCTAACGAACTTCCTCAACTTGTTCGGCGGCCAGGTCTCAAAAAATGGAAG GTACGTGATAAGGGTGTCTTGTTGGCTTCGTACAAAGATGTTTCCAAATACCGTACAGATGCGATTGTTCCCAGCATGTTTCCTTCTGGTAGTAGCTACAGGGATGCAATTGAAAATGACAATCCTGGTATGGAGCCAGACAAAGAGGATGAGAATGGTGGAAATGGTAATTGTGAAGATTCCTTACGTTCAACAGAGGACTCAAGTACAGCTGATGACCTAGATGAGGAAGTTTCTAATTTTCCACTAGAACGTTGCATCAGAATATTGCCTCACGATCAAAATACTGGAGCCTTCTTTATTGCTGTCTTTCACAAGCATTCCTCACTGCCAG TTGCTGTTCAGGAGAAGCCGAACTCTCAGAAAGAGAAGTGCTCTGGAAACAATGGGCCACTTGAAGATCAACAAAAGCAGGTCGCTGAAGATTCAAATGGGTTGGAGCCTGACTACAATGATGTTACCAATGGCCAATTTCCAGAAGCAGCTCGAGAGGTCAATTTGATTGATATTAAGGATGATGCTGTTTTGGCACCAGATCTCCTTGTTGCATCTGAAGAACAAAATTTAGTAGTCCAAGATCCTGGGGATTTGATAGATAATGAACCAGATCTCTCTGTTACATCTGAAGTACAAGATTTAGATGTAGCCCAAGAACCTAGTGACAGTAAATCTGATCTCAATAAAGTTGGAGGGAAAAGAAAGTTACAGAGACAAGGCAAGTGGAAAGGGGTTGACCCTGTTCTTTTCTTTAAAGATGAGGTTACTATCAGTAACATAAAGGCATTCTATGGCATTGATGAATCTTTTCCATTGACTGGCCATCTTGTGGTGAGAAATCTTGATAATAATCACGTGAAGAGAATATACTATATCTCAAAGTCAGTTAAAGATGTTCTTCAACTGAACTTATCTGTTGGACAGCAACTTAAGATTGCATCTATTGGCCTGAAGATGTTT GAACGACAAACATCAAGAGAAGGTAGCTCTGCACCCTGTATATTCCGGATATCCTCTGAAGGATTACCGGTTATTCTCCCATTTGTTACAAAACAAATCCTATATGCATCCCCTGTAGACTTCAAGCATCTTTTGCAGTATAAATCCATCAAATTTGCAGATTTTGTTGATGCCGAGTTTGGCAAGAAAGTTTCAGACTTGTTGCTAGGAAGCTGTGTAATAGTTTTGGGGAAAG ATGGTCAGGCAACATCGAGCCCTATCGAAGTAGATGAATCAACAATTGCCATAAGCTGCTGGAAGGGCAAGGCCAGCTTGACTGTGATGGTCAATGCTGTTGATTGCCAAGAAATGCTAGAAAGAATTTCAGCATTGACTGAAATCGAAAAGGAATCAGCAGTGAAGGAAGACGGAAGCCCTTCGGAATTGGTGGTGGATGAAGAGGACAAAAATGATGTTAAAAAGAAAGAAGACAAAGAAAGTATCCAAATGGCGATTGATGGTTAA